A genome region from Leptodactylus fuscus isolate aLepFus1 chromosome 6, aLepFus1.hap2, whole genome shotgun sequence includes the following:
- the CEBPB gene encoding CCAAT/enhancer-binding protein beta, whose translation MHRLLPPWDPPGCAAIRPMEAANFYYDESLGAKAQRRGPLPEHERAIDFSPYLEAECGELLCELGASHYRYPGEPKTEPVLHPLDTYRDPPGKDEPPAMRSFLAFHAVPSGSSGNLSSASSCSPPGTPSPAPRGQSSSSGSKHKKTLDKHSDEYKQRRERNNIAVRKSRDKAKIRNLETQHKVLELTAENERLQKRVEQLTRELGTLRNLFKQLPPEATGRC comes from the coding sequence ATGCACCGCCTGCTGCCGCCCTGGGACCCGCCAGGATGTGCGGCTATTAGACCCATGGAAGCTGCCAACTTCTACTACGACGAGAGCCTGGGGGCCAAAGCGCAGCGCCGGGGGCCCCTGCCGGAACACGAACGAGCCATAGACTTTAGCCCGTACCTGGAAGCTGAGTGCGGGGAGCTTCTGTGCGAGTTGGGGGCCTCCCACTACCGGTACCCGGGAGAGCCCAAAACGGAGCCGGTACTACACCCCCTGGACACGTACCGGGACCCCCCGGGGAAGGACGAGCCTCCAGCCATGCGCTCCTTCCTCGCCTTTCACGCGGTACCCTCCGGTAGTAGCGGCAATCTCAGCAGCGCATCCTCCTGCAGTCCCCCGGGTACCCCCAGCCCTGCACCGCGGGGACAATCCTCATCGTCCGGGTCTAAGCACAAGAAGACGCTGGACAAGCACAGCGATGAATACAAGCAGCGGCGGGAGCGCAATAACATCGCCGTGCGCAAGAGCCGGGACAAGGCGAAGATCCGTAACCTGGAGACGCAGCACAAGGTCCTGGAGCTCACGGCGGAGAACGAGCGGCTGCAGAAGCGGGTGGAGCAGCTGACCCGGGAGCTCGGGACCCTGCGCAACCTCTTCAAACAACTGCCACCCGAGGCCACGGGGAGGTGCTAG